In Epinephelus lanceolatus isolate andai-2023 chromosome 16, ASM4190304v1, whole genome shotgun sequence, one DNA window encodes the following:
- the zftraf1 gene encoding zinc finger TRAF-type-containing protein 1, with the protein MSSLEERDVGVVAAPGSSSAGMGVGAVGAAVEAVAGVAAMQEEVGIRREGPEPDADEPPKKRVRLPEGESGKLEERLYSVLCCTVCLDLPKASVYQCTNGHLMCAGCFIHLLADSRLKEEQATCPNCRCEISKNLCCRNLAVEKAVSELPTECTFCLKQFPRSSLERHQKEECQDRVTQCKYKRIGCPWQGPFHELPAHESECSHPTKTGTELMGILGEMDQSHRRDMQLYNSIFSLLCYEKIGFTEVQFRPYRTDDFITRLYYETPRFTVLNQTWVLKARVNDSERNPNLSCKRTLSFQLILKSKVNSALECSFLLLKGPYDDVRIKPVIHHHSFSNDTNETDYVPLPISDSVECNKLLAAKNINLRLFIFQVQK; encoded by the exons ATGTCTTCACTGGAAGAGAGAGACGTGGGCGTTGTGGCCGCCCCTGGCTCCTCCTCGGCCGGCATGGGGGTCGGGGCCGTGGGGGCAGCGGTGGAGGCTGTCGCTGGGGTCGCAGCCATGCAGGAGGAGGTCGGGATACGGCGAGAAGGGCCCGAGCCAGACGCAGACGAGCCACCCAAGAAGAGGGTGAGATTGCCCGAGGGAGAGTCAGGAAAGCTGGAGGAGAGACTGTACTCAGTGCTGTGCTGCACCGTGTGCCTAGACTTGCCCAAGGCGTCTGTATACCAG TGTACCAATGGACACCTGATGTGTGCAGGCTGTTTCATCCACCTCCTGGCTGACTCTCGTCTCAAGGAGGAGCAGGCCACATGTCCTAACTGCAG GTGTGAGATCAGCAAGAACCTGTGCTGCAGGAACCTCGCGGTGGAGAAGGCTGTCAGTGAGCTGCCGACAGAATGCACCTTCTGCCTAAAACAGTTCCCCCGCTCCAGCTTAGAGAGACACCAGAAAGAGGAGTGCCAGGACAG GGTGACACAGTGTAAGTACAAGAGGATTGGCTGCCCTTGGCAAGGTCCGTTCCATGAGCTGCCAGCGCATGAGAGCGAGTGCTCCCATCCCACCAAGACTGGTACAGAGCTGATGGGAATACTGGGAGAGATGGACCAGAGCCACCGCAGAGACATGCAGCTCTATAACAGCATCTTCAGCCTGCTCTGCTACGAAAAGATCGGGTTCACAG AGGTGCAGTTCAGGCCGTACCGCACCGATGACTTCATCACTCGTCTGTACTATGAAACACCACGCTTCACCGTTCTCAACCAGACATGGGTGCTGAAGGCCCGCGTTAACGACTCTGAGCGCAACCCCAACCTGTCCTGCAAGCGCACCCTCTCCTTCCAGCTCATCCTCAAAAGCAAG GTGAACTCAGCCCTGGAGTGCTCCTTCCTGCTGCTGAAGGGGCCTTATGACGATGTGCGGATCAAGCCGgtcatccaccaccactccttcAGCAACGACACCAACGAGACCGACTACGTCCCTCTGCCCATCTCAGATTCGGTGGAGTGCAACAAACTGCTGGCCGCCAAAAACATCAACCTGCGCCTGTTCATCTTCCAAGTCCAAAAATAA